ATAAATGTTTAAGGATCTTATCTGTCTGGTGATCAGACTTGTCAAGTCTAATACAGCCCGCTCCATCTCTCCTGTCTGTAACTCCTAGCTTCACCTACTGTCCTATTTTATTACGATTACAATCTTTCTCAGTGGCTTGTACTGCAATTACTGAAATGTTGTGTTCGTATTTGTTTCTGCCACAGatatatgtaatgtaggctagcaTACTAGCTTTTTTTGCACTGACAAAAGGTTCTACTACGACAGACAAAACAACAGCCACTAAGTAAGTCAGTGTCAATGACTTCAGAGCTCTTCAAATGTATGTTTTTGAACTACAGCAGTTTCATGCCTTTTCCAACAATCGtgcatgttaaaaaatatatattaaaagaaaaatatgaaaaaagcATCAAACATCCCTATTGAGATTTAATAATGCTCTATTGAAAAACAATTTTTCAGAAATCTGAACTGCTGTAGAAGGCTTGATAATTCTTATTCGTTTTATTGGGCTAAGAACAAACCAAGCCTGATCTAGGCACAATACGTGATGAAAAGTACATTTCTCATCGATCCTCAGAGTGGGCCGATACCAAGTAGGGGAGTCAAAGTGAAACTCGAATTCGCATTTCGTCGTCTCACTTCAAATCacttgtacttgtacttgtaTTTTATATTACGTTGACAGCTATCATATTAGAAATCGTATTTTACATCAAAAGTAAACTATGATGACAACTGGGGCATATGTAGTTTGCACTATTCAATAGCCCTTATGGGGGTTAAATATTACACTTGACTTAAACTGAAACGATAATattaatacatacaaaacaattTATGCTAGAATAGACATGATGGTCTACTGTGTTAAAAATAATTTAGCATGCTAAAAGTAATCTTTGCCATACTGTAGAGTAGGGTGTTTTATAACAGAAGTCGTCTATTATTGTTTTCTTCTCTTACCTGTGCAGTCTGTGGCAAGCGCTGAAGCTCTGCACACGGGTGACGTAACCGATCCGACACCGGTCGCTCGAAACCGTGCTTACGTTTTCTTGCATGAttagaaaaatgtgttttacagccTCACTGCTTTTCTACTCACAAAACACAGAGCCAATAATATACCACTGAGACTGCAATACAAATTGCTGAGTCATACAGCTGTCACAAGGCATACAgccaaagatcttctatatacaaAAGGTGGTCAACTCCGCTGACTTAACATTGGAACTTCCGTCTGTTCCAAAgtggtgcatcatgggaatccaaagcgTTCCGGTAGCGACTTTTCccctatatatataatgtaaaatgtgccttatttcctattccaagccttctctttttaaaacgattgcatttttaaacacgtttcacctagatttatttagagacacccctccttaacacatacgtgttattatttctacgatcgatgttttcacctggcctgacaagagctctttatcgctgaagtgctgtcagaaattgccggctctcatgcatattcatgagcagtcaagactggggcgtggtttggtttggtttagtAGCAGGTAGATTATACTATAATATGAAATCACGCAATGTGTGTGGCATGGCATTCCTAGGTTAGCTCCTTGAAGTGAATAACTACTTTTAATAAATGGTCATGAAAAGTTTCATTAGTTCTAACCACAGGGTTCCCAAGATAGATCGCTGAATAGCTTAAACTGTCAGTACCATATAAATATAGGTGaccatagtattattattattattattattatgtgcaaTACGTCTTGAGTGGGGTAGtaaaacacacttttttgttttttattcaaaaggtaaataaaatgcatattgatttacattttttcctTCAGGCTAGTCATATAATTTGCCAGTAACAGAAACCAATTCCTTTAAGTTGTTATCCAtaggggcagcaatgtggagtagtgggtagggctctggaatcttgaccggagggttgtgggtttaatcccaggtgggggacactgctgttgtacccttcagcaaggtactttacctagattgctccagtaaagacccaactgtataaatgggtaattatatgtaaaaataatgtgatatcttgtaataattgtaagtcgacctggataagggtgtctgctaagaaataaataataataataataatatattattcaaCATAATcctaattgttttgatatttttattcacacattataGGCAAATCAATTAGGGGATTACTTCTTTTCAACTTTTACTGGAGAACGTTCTCCAGgataaagagattttttttccccaaaacattgCAGTTCATCCAGATTATGCTCCCTCCGGCAACGGTGCTCAGATTTAAATCAGTGACTGTAAAataaccagcattgttgcaggacggagcctgatctggatacactgcaatccttGTAAGCgaaattctctttctcctggcaaccactcctgagtaaatgttgagaaatgcatTCCCCACTTGTATTATGACCCATATTCAGTCAGcaacaacacaggatacagcaaaggtaatgtaaaGTATGTCTTGAGAACACTGCAGGGTTGTGGCCTCTACTCAGATTAAAAGCACAACACTGTTAATCCAAACAATAATCAGGATTATATCTCAGATTGCCGTCGCCATGTAGTCTAATTTGCCTCATTTATCACGCAGATGTCGTAAACAAATTACAGGCGATTACAAATAAGGTTTTAGAAAGATTGCAAAACAAGATCTTGTGTTTtctatggtgttcttttcttcatTTAAGTAACTATGGGTTGAGTATTTTTTTGGGGGCTTTGTGTATCTCAGGAGAGCAGACAATTGTGTTTCATGAATTGATGTTAAACGTATAAAAACAGACCCAAGCTATGCAGTTCAATACTCTCAACATTTTAATATAACAATACCTTGTAAATGTTTGCATCTTTATGTTTTAATCTCTGAATGTCCATTTGTGAACATGTGATTGATAgtacacaggtgtagaggtgaggcagtgattataaacaacagtccaacaacagttcaatggtcaAAACGAAGTTTTATTGATGCTTTTAAATAATACgactgactatacacaacgatgtgtacagCCAgacaaaaccacggggttcagtcccgaaataataataaaataacacacactttaaaacacctacacgattaccagtccaacagtgagtgctctgggtgcaagtggtgttttgAACAGTGAATAGTGAgtaacagtgcagtgcagtccgggtttgatgctggctgaatagcgacagctcctggatattTAGCCATCTccaaagacaaacacagacagttagcaaaacaaacaaaacacttaacactcactcTTCTTATTAATTACGTCCATTCTCTCAACGGGTCCTTCCCGTAACCATAGCGAAGGAagagatcactggggccacttcccctaaataccctccgtctcaccctctttcggtggcgcggccaatcccgtctcctccaatccatgactggcACATCGCCTAATGTATTCAGGCACTGACTTTGGATATTGTGGCCCCATCTTCTTCCTGGATGGccagcttccgactgaccctggaataaactgccaaaccatccattccGGGGCACTCTGCTCTGGTTAtacagtgtcctcacaggtcgggagggagattattGATTAGGATGCATTGGCTCTATGTCACACCATCATAAGAGTTTTATTGGCAGATATTGTAGCAACAAACAGAATATCCCCTTGTAGGACTTTGTCTGACATGTTGTTACCAAATAATATTCAGTATTGTTTACTATTAACTTAAACCACATGGAAAGTTTCTTCAGAAATAGTTGAAGGTGATTACATTGTAGTGATGAAGTTACATTTAGAATCAGTAACTGGCTTTAGCTAAATCTCTATAAATAGGCCCAGAAGTAGAATAGGGTTTGTTAAGTCTCCCTTTCCTTATTTTTCTAGACTAAAGATATGATGTTCCACTAGCACAGATGGTTCTTTAATCCTGTCTGTACCTTATTACATTTTCTAAATTAGTAGATTTAATGTAATGCGCAGAGAGAAAGGCAAATGGATAAGCTTAATCATGCCACTATGTGGTTCATAAATGCCTTGCCATAGTAAAGAGCAAAAGCATAAACGCTTGCACCACAGCTATGCCATAATTCATCATGCACTTACTGGCATTATCATTATCTTTGTTCATTGTATGCAACTTCACATCAAAAGTTTTCATTTCCAGCAATTTTTGTAATAACAAAGTGCTTTTACAATACCATGACATCACTGATTTGTGATTTTCTAAATGTAACAAATAATGGACAGACTAGGTAGAGGACTTAATTCATAGTGCGTAACTAATAAATGATCTGATAGTACAGCTGGGagacattttaataatattagaggcaaatataaatatttctgccctaaaatgtttaaaatgtctcTTTCCCTTATTTCCACTGGCTTACACTGACTGCCTTCAGTCTTAAcgtggtattccaaaaaaaaagaGCAAGCACCGCAGACCAGAAATAATAGTTATTAGCAAAATTAATTGGTAGACCTCCAAGGCCATGATCCCTCAAACCTTTTAGCTTCATAAAGAACTTTATATATAAGCAACAATTgatttgttcagttgtttaatttacttttgtGATTGACAGCaaccaaaagaacaaaaaaaaaaaaacgaaacgcCAGCCTCCAAATGACGTCTTTATCCTCCTAATCCGAGAGAAGCCTATCTGGATTTAAATCCAGCAGTCAACGTGTACTATTCAGCAGTTTGTAGAGTCGGAGAAGTAAATGACACAAGCGCATTGCGGCTCTGGTTGTCTTGCATTATAGTGTCTTGAAATGGGAAACAGCAAAAGCTGCGCCCTCTCCAAGGAGCTCCTTGAAGACCTCAAACTCAACACCAGGTACAGTGAAGAAGAGCTCAGTGCTTGGTACAAGTCTTTCCAAAAGGAATGCCCAAGTGGGAGAATCACCATTGACCAGTTTCAGACCATTTACGCAAGTTTCTTCCCAGATGCAGACCCCAAAGCTTACGCAAAACATGTCTTCAGAAGCTTTGACACCAACAATGATGGCACTTTGGACTTTAAGGAATACATCATTGCTTTGCATCTAACCTCCACTGGGAAAACTGTTCAGAAATTCGAGTGGGCATTTTCTCTCTATGACGTTGATGGCAATGGGACCATCAGCAAGACTGAAGTCCTGGAAATCGTCATGGTAACGTACATGTTTTCTTCTTGTAGTGTAAAGCAAGTATAAAGCAATAAGTGGGCTTGATTTACAAAGATGAGTGTTCTACATTTGATCTTTGCTCAGTTTGTCCCTGTATTTTGTTTCCTAATACCTGTTGGTGTATAGTATTAAAAAATGCTCAGTTCTCTTTTAAAAACCATGAACAGATCTTGTTTGCAAAAAATGACTGGTCTGCTAAATATTCTAAAACATTTTAGTGCTGTCAAACAgttataaagtatgtaatataatTAAATCGTGACCCTCTTTGTCCTAATATGTTTTGATTAAACAAATCAGATTAAGACTTATTATCATTTCCATTAGGTTACACTCATGTGTACTAACAATTGAATTATCTATTTGATTATGAAACATTATTTACCATATCATTCTATGATGTTTTTCTGTGGTTTGTCTTTTTCCAGGccatatttaaaatgataaacgcAGATGACCAAGAAGATCTTCCAGAAGATGAGAATACACCAGAAAAGAGGACTGATAAAATCTGGGATTACTTTGGCAAGAAGGAAAACGGTATGTCAGATTATAAAGCTGGGTGATTGTGGGTTAGAGGAATGAAGATAATTAAAAATTAATAGGGGTAGATGAAGAATTGTATCCAAACAGACACcttgtttaaaaatactttaaagGCGATCCAGTCCCTATTTGAAGTACTGACCTTACACCAGTATAATGTACATAGACAAGACATTAAAAAAGGCAAAGAAAACACGACACAAATTATGCACAATATATTCTTGTTCATCCAGAATCTATTAAAGGGtattcatttgaaaataaatccattaatCTTTTCCTggtgtgtgatttaaaaaaaaaaaaataataacaataacaattttAGCACTGACAAAACTCGCAGGTCATCCTTTTGAATCCCACCGCAAGTGATAACCTGGACCACTGCTTTGGATAGGTGCTTGATGAAGTTGTGTTTGAATAATTTAGAGTGCTTGTTCTGTTAAAAGGGAACAACTGCTTTAATCTGATGCAAACgtagtaattaaaataaatctgtgcaaaaacttttatttttttgtttcagataaacTATCAGAAGGAGAATTTATCCAGGGAATCACAGAGAATAAAGAAATCCTCAGATTGATACAGTATGAACCCCAGAAAGTCCAAGACAGACTAAAGGAAAAGAAACAGTAGCAGAAGACCAACATTTTTCAAACTAAAGACTGTTGTAAGCAGCACTGTTTACAACTAACGCCCACACCTCCGCACTCCACTAATTGTATAATAAATTaccttttaaaaaccttttcaatAAGTTTATCCTGAAGTTACCATTTCAGCCATGTTGTAAACAGCTCCTTACATTCTCTGTAATTAGGCTCTTGTTAATAATCCTTGGATTACAACTATATCCTCTTAAATCCTCAAGGTCATGTTAGTGGAATCCCTTCTCTGAGCTGTAGGATGGTAGCATTAATATTGTGCTTGTAAATGTTTTAGTGAGGTTATCACCCTTTATTTGAAACTTGTTACTTAATAAATCAACCTGCTTTTGTTATGAAATAAAGTCATTTGTCATGAAAAAGGGAAACCTAcacattgtacagtatttttaaaagtgaATTGAGTAATTCAATATGCAAAATATTATactgagcaagacatctcacaagtagaatgcaactagaaatgttctcctttttctaggaaagcagtacaactggggatggggagttagcatacatgccaacagtccctatatggtcgggacagtcccgatttcctagcaaatgtcccgcgtcccgatgcataggacgaaagtcccgatatttacccatggaaaaaaaaaattattcagcacggtagagttagtgaaaaccacacgctgtgctcttcgtgcggctgacacatctgctgatcactaacttatacaaaggtaagaacgcttcattatgtctatttttactgtcatgatagtcgtgtcgtgttgagttggggggatacgtctattatatgagtGTTtcttgcgtatgactcctcccatgtgtatgatgcatatatatatatatatatatatatatatatatatatatatatatatatatatatatatatatcggaaaACTAAGAATGTTGGGATACTACTATATCAATGTTATAGTGCATCTATCAGTGATTCGTtgtcaatactttaaacccgccccaactactgaatgacagcacattcctacatttcgaTTGGAGACTCCGATTGCGAGATTTAAAAAGAGATTAcagtcaggatggaggcttgtaaAATTTGACCCGGGTCGTGTcaggtaatttaaaacctgatggGTACCCAGTTTTCAGGTACCAGCGCCGACCTCTATGTTACATTCATATAGTCTCGCTGCATGACCTACTGGGAAACCCAGTCCATTAATTTATAGATAGATTTGTTTCAAATCACTTAAATGTCCTTGTGGGGTTACTTTAGGACCTAGGCAGAGGTTTAGTTTAATTCAGAACATTGTTGGATCAAAGCTATTTTTTGTTACAATATTCTTTACAATATAAATACCCTACTTATGCCTCGCTTACAGTGTCTATACAAATGACTACAGTATTTCACATAAGTGTGACGCATATCTATAATATGTGGTTTACTACACTTAATTAGTATAAAACATCAATTTGGTTAAAAAAGGAATTGCaaacttgaaaataaaaaatcttaTCCCAAGATaatcttgaaatatttattttaaaatacgtaaataaataaaagaaagtgaAATAACAGTAGGTAATAAATATGGTCTCTATCACAAACTCACATAGGCTTGTTTCATTTTATCATTCACAGTACATCACAAGGCCTGGGATTGTTTCTCTCCCAGACAGACCTTTTTGATTTAATACTGTGTAAGACGTCTTGTCATACACTGACTGCCCAATAAGGACACTATTTTTGATGACTAACAAGGTATTGCAAAACTTTGATCCACAACATGAAAGCATTTTACTTGCCTCTTTTGTATCAGTATGAATCACGTGGGGTGGTTTACATGTTGTGCTCCAGGGGCTGTGGATTAGCTTATCTTTTACAGTTGTAACAGCAGTGCTTCACCTGCTGTAGCACTGTGCCCTCTTCTGTATCCTGGCTTGCTTGTTTGCTACATGCTGGTGCTATAATGAAATCTTTCTTGGCCATTATCAGCTCTACCTTTCATGACCTGGTTTAAGATCTGTGCAGTCATATTTCGAGATATTTTATGAAGTGTTGGATCTACCAGGGCCTCAGCAGGACATCTGGTGTATGTTAGCTGGCTTTCATTTTGTCGGAACATTTAACATGTAATTAGAACAACTGTAATTAGTGTACCTGTACTACTATTACTATTCACAAATAGTAAGAAAGTTGCATAGTAAGAAAGCTGGTACATGCATACTTAAAAAACCTGGTATGGGTTTGAAATACAGAATTAACTAATATATTCTTCTTCTTGATTAGATTTATGTTTAAATAGTCACATCATggagactttttaaaactcagaagtttattGCACCATGGTCTTAGTACAGCTcccagaatcatgtctaaactctCACAAGATCAGTAACAATGGTGTAACACCCCTGTGGTGGATTCAGAGAGCTCTACTGGGGTTTTAAAAGTCACTGGAACAGGAAGGAGTGGAGAGCTACATCCATAATTTTTGTAAAGCATTCGTTGATCACGGTTCTgagatatatattaaaatgaaaaaggccaaaaatgaaaaaagatacAATTTCCTTAACGAAATAGTAATAGAAACAggagaaaatgtttaaaaactgcatagtagagttagtgaaaaccatgCATTTTGCTCATTATAtcatgataatgagtgtttttatGCATATGATGCCACCCCCCAGTtctttgagggtttttttttattttctaaggaGCTATCAGCTGCTATTGAACCAGTAAAAATTGTAAGTGTATTGTGGCAGACTAGGGGGAAGAGAAAAAAATGTAGGGGAtaaaggactacatctcccagaatgacACAGGAGTGAGCCAGGAGGTACACCTGGCTCCCATTAGTATAATAAAGCCCTGCTTAAAAGGGGGGGAAACCCTGCAGTCAGGGCCGTGTGTCCTGTGTGGTGTAAAGGAAACAAACAGATACTGTGTAA
The DNA window shown above is from Acipenser ruthenus chromosome 17, fAciRut3.2 maternal haplotype, whole genome shotgun sequence and carries:
- the LOC117423722 gene encoding S-modulin-like produces the protein MGNSKSCALSKELLEDLKLNTRYSEEELSAWYKSFQKECPSGRITIDQFQTIYASFFPDADPKAYAKHVFRSFDTNNDGTLDFKEYIIALHLTSTGKTVQKFEWAFSLYDVDGNGTISKTEVLEIVMAIFKMINADDQEDLPEDENTPEKRTDKIWDYFGKKENDKLSEGEFIQGITENKEILRLIQYEPQKVQDRLKEKKQ